The genomic segment AAGCTATTGGTTGCGCTGTTGGCTCAATCGGCCCTGTAGGTTTAAACATTCCTGTCATTGCTGATCACAGTGCAGCGGTATTAGCTGATTTCGTTTGTGGCGCAAATGAAAACGATGTTCACTACACAGGTGCCAACTGGGACCGTGACGCAAAAGAATATCAACAAGCAGACATACGTAATGTGCAAGCGGGTGACCCGTCCCCTGATGGCAAGGGTACACTTGAAATAAAACGCGGTATTGAAGTCGGCCATATATTCCAGCTTGGCAGCAAGTATTCAGAAGCAATGAACTGTGGTGTGCTAGACGAAAACGGCAAACACCAGGTGCTTAACATGGGATGTTATGGCATTGGGGTTTCACGTATTGTTGCAGCGGCTATTGAACAGAATCATGACAAATACGGCATTATTTGGCCAGATGCAATTGCCCCATTCAAAGTGGCAATTGTACCTATGAACATGCATAAGTCTCACCGTATCCAACAAGTTGCTGAGGACATGTACGCCCAGTTAAAAGCTGCGGGAATCGACGTGCTATTCGATGATCGTAAAGAGCGCCCAGGCGTTATGTTCAATGACATGGAATTAGTCGGCGTACCTCACACGATAGTGATTGGTGAGCGTAATCTTGATGAGCAAAAAGTTGAATACAAGAACCGCCGTAGCGGTGAAAAGCAACTGATCGATATAGCGCAGATTGCAGATTTTATCGCCACGCTGTAAATCGACTTTAAGCAAGCCTAGCTATATTGGCCGGCACCGTCGGCCAGTTAGTAATTAAAGCGCATAGATTGCGCTTTTTTCTTGCCCGCAATATACCCGTGTATAAGATTAAGACTTATTGAACGCTCACATTAGTGCTAATCTTTATAGATGCGAAAAGCGTGCTATTAGTTGTGCCACTGAAACACTTTGTACAGCCCTAGCGCCTAATAAATGAGTATTTTAATGGAATTAACCTTTTACGGTGTACGAGGCTCTGTACCCACTCCTGGCGCTGAGTATGTAAAGTATGGTGGTAATACTGCATGTGTCCACATTGAACTAAATGACGGTACTGACATTATTATCGACGCTGGTACAGGTATACGAACGTTAGGACAAAAGCTCGTTAAGAAAGATGGAGATATTCACCTTCTTTTAAGTCACAACCATTGGGATCATATTCAAGGTTTTCCGTTTTTTGCACCTATTTTTCAACCAAAACGTAACATCTACATCACCCCAGGACAAACTACCCTAGGGGAGCACGACAATATTTTAAAGCAAATGAGTGGCAGCTACTTCCCTGTACAATTTGATACCTTGCAATCCTCAATTTCATTAGATGTGAAAGCCGAAAACATTCAACAATGGCGTTTAGGTCCCGCGGAAATCAAGCGTCAAAAAATCAACCATCCAGGCGGTGGCAGCGCCTATAGTATTATCGCTGATGGCAAGAAAATCGTGTACATTACGGATAATGAACTCTACCCCCCGTACAAGAAAAGTACTGACTTTTTAGATTGGGTAGAGTTTGCCCGAGATGCCGATTTAGTCGTGCATGATGCCCAGTATATGTTAGCTGATATGCCCGGCAAAGCTGGTTGGGGGCATTCAGTGGCAGAAGAAGCTGTAAAACTGACGATGGCATGTCGAGCAAAACGCTTGGCCTTATATAGCCATGATCACTCGCGAACTGACGATAACGTTGCCGCGGTAGAAGCGCACTGCCAAGAGTTAGTTGCCATAGCAGAAGCAGATCTTGAATTATTTGCTGCTGCTGAAGGGATGTGCATCGCTTTTTAGAAGAATGAGTAGGACCCAAATTTACCATGCATGAACGTCATCATTATGCGTTGCTTTTATCCGGTGGTGGTGCTCGAGCCGCTTATCAGTTAGGTGTACTCAAGTCGATTAGTAGCTACTTACCTCGAAACCAAGGTATTCCATTTCCTATCGTTTGTGGTAGTTCAGCCGGTGCAATCAATGCCACAGGGCTTGCGTGCTATGCCTCATGCTATCACTTGGGCATACGCAAGTTAGAACATGTTTGGAAGAATTTCACTACCCGTCAAGTCTATGGCAGCGGTATTCGTGATGTATATTCCCATTTAGCACAAAGTTATTTTCGCAGCTTTCAGTCAACCCTTAATCAGAAACAAGCCAGCAGCTTATTAAACAATGCTCCGCTTCGAAAGCTCATTCGTAGTCGCTTAGATTTCAAACGTATCGATAACAATGTTGCAAGAGGTTACTTACGTGCGATAAGCATAAGTGCATCAAGCTACAGCACTCACGATTCAATTAGCTACTTTCAAGGTCATCACGACATCGCTCCTTGGCACAGGCAGCAGCGCCGTGGCATAAAAACCGCATTGCAC from the Paraglaciecola mesophila genome contains:
- a CDS encoding MBL fold metallo-hydrolase, yielding MELTFYGVRGSVPTPGAEYVKYGGNTACVHIELNDGTDIIIDAGTGIRTLGQKLVKKDGDIHLLLSHNHWDHIQGFPFFAPIFQPKRNIYITPGQTTLGEHDNILKQMSGSYFPVQFDTLQSSISLDVKAENIQQWRLGPAEIKRQKINHPGGGSAYSIIADGKKIVYITDNELYPPYKKSTDFLDWVEFARDADLVVHDAQYMLADMPGKAGWGHSVAEEAVKLTMACRAKRLALYSHDHSRTDDNVAAVEAHCQELVAIAEADLELFAAAEGMCIAF